Genomic DNA from Coleofasciculus chthonoplastes PCC 7420:
TTTTGTCAAGTTTGCCGAAAGTATGGGGTTAAAGGGCTATCGGGTGAATTCAGTGGCGGAGTTTATTCCCACCCTGAAAGAAGCCTTAAGCCAAGATGTGCCGACTGTCATTGATTGCCCTGTAGACTATGGCGAAAATCTCCGCTTTAGTCAAAAAGCTGGGGATTTGAGTTGTAAGATGTAGGTCATAAAACTGGCGTTTTTTTGACAATAGTGGTGTTAACTGTAGGGGCGATTCATGAATTGCCCCTACTTTTACAGTGCAAAGCGCTGTAATAAAGTACAGTAGATCAAAGTTCCCCTTCAGATCCCCCTTCCGTCCCCCTTTTAGATCCCCCTCCCGTCCCCCTTTTAGATCCCCCTTCCGTCCCCCTATTTGATCCCCCTCCCGTCCCCCTTAAAAAGGGGGAAGCCAGCGGATGCTTCGCTTTTTGTTCCATGGGGGAAACCAGATGTTGCTTCGCTTTTTGTTCCATGGGGGAAGCCAGAGGATGCTTCGCTTTTTTTGCTTATGGGATTTAGGGGGATCGACAATGTACCGCATAGCAGAGCAAACTGCTGTATATATAGCAGGGAATGGGTAGCGAGCAAGATGCTCAATGTAGTGAGCAAGATGCTCAATGTAGTGAGCAAGATGCTCAATGTAGTGAGCAAGATGCTCAATGTAGTGAGCAAGATGCTCACACTACGACAAGGATTTTGCAATTCTTGACATTATGGTTTAAACTGAAGTTCCCCTTTGACAAATCGCTACACTGTATGCCTATCTTGGCTTAGGGCGATTTCACTTTCGGCTTCACTGGGTACAAATCAGGCTGACGCCCAACAAATCTAAAGCCTTTCTTTGTACCGGAGTCGGTTCGGTTACCTTGTCAAAGTCGAAATTTACACCTGGAATATTAGACTGAATTCGATTGTTAACAATCGTGCCTAAATCAGCCAACAGGGTTTGAAAGCTATGCACGGGTAAGTTATCAGCTGTCCGCTTCTTTTGGGCTTTAGAAGAAGCCGAATCGCTCCGAACTGAGTGGGTGACTATTCCTTCACGTAATCTAAGAGCATTTTCCCAATCATCTTCATCGAAAAGAATCGGGGCTAAACATCGACGCATATGCCATTCTACATAGTACGCCAACATACATAAGAATACATGAGCTTTCACTCTATCGCTGTTACGATGATAGATGGGACGCACTTTTAAGTCAATGGTTTTATAGCTGCGGAAGGCTTGCTCTACTTTCGATAAACTCTTATAGGCTTTTACAGTATCTTCGGCATTCAGTGTTTCTTCGGGTACGGAACTTCTCACCACATATAAACCATCCAATGTCGCTTCTTCCTCGATACTTTCTCGGTTTCTTTGGTAAGAGAAGCTATCAGGAGTTATCTGGATATTGAAGTGTTTAGCCACACTATACTTGTTGATGACTTCACCGACTTTCAGTCCAATTTCAGCTTCACCCCTTAGGGGACATCTTTGCCGCGAT
This window encodes:
- a CDS encoding IS1634 family transposase; protein product: KRNREELLQATEQKLDKIVSATSRQRCPLRGEAEIGLKVGEVINKYSVAKHFNIQITPDSFSYQRNRESIEEEATLDGLYVVRSSVPEETLNAEDTVKAYKSLSKVEQAFRSYKTIDLKVRPIYHRNSDRVKAHVFLCMLAYYVEWHMRRCLAPILFDEDDWENALRLREGIVTHSVRSDSASSKAQKKRTADNLPVHSFQTLLADLGTIVNNRIQSNIPGVNFDFDKVTEPTPVQRKALDLLGVSLICTQ